From Arachis hypogaea cultivar Tifrunner chromosome 3, arahy.Tifrunner.gnm2.J5K5, whole genome shotgun sequence:
tataATTATTGTGTGTTTAACTTTATATAAATTTGTGTCCATCAAACttcataaaattttatatttatatatatttttttttataaaattgtgcAAACTATTGATTCATTGTATCTTTCTCATCCttaattttgtttatataattattttgtatttaattttacaaatttCTATACCAAAGTTcataaatttttgtgtttttattatttttttatatagaattCTACACTTTcggttttatttttttgtttatcttcttTGACAATAAACATGAAAATGTTTGAAGAAAACACAACTTTATAAAcagtaacataaaaaaaatgtgttttttcCTATTCCTATTCCTactcttctatttctactactttcttttatttctttctcttagaataaggaaaaaaaaataaaaacactaattATTTTGGTACCATTTAGATAGTAGAGTTTTGTCGTAATATGATCTTCGGTACTATTTTGGTAAAAACGTCCCCCAACCTGCCTCTAGCATCGTCCGTGCTCGCTTTCCTCTGTCACGGTCGGCTTTTCTTTTCCGGTTGAATGCTATCTCTCTCTGTCTAATCGTCTCAGCCGCATAACACAGGCCGGACAAAGCAGCGGAGACATCGGAGTCCGGACGGAGCACAGCCCTAATGTCGTTCCTTGAAGAATTTCAAGCCAGTAATTCACTCCCTTCCTTTCTCCATATCCTTTTTATTACTGactaattttcttaattaattttttagggtTCTAGAATATTCGtacctttaatttttcttttcaattcacaattATAACaatctctttgtttttttttcccaTCCTTGTCTACTTGCAGATTTGGAGTCTCTACCCGTTATTCTTCAGAAGAAGTATGCCTTGTTGCGTGACCTAGATAAGAGTTTACAGGGTATTTGTCCGTTTTTATTCCTTGCTatattcttgttaagaaaggcaATTATCTAGTTTGTTCTGGTACAATCTTAGAAATTGTATTTGGTGGTTCATTGACATGATTTAATCGTGAGGCAAGTTGCCATTTCACACTCAAGGCGCATTTGTTGTGTCCCAAAGTTGTAGTAATGCTGTTGAACTTATCCTggaattatattattcttttaaataaaggTGTAATGACCCAACCTAATTGGATAATTACATCATTGGCTGTTTCGGCGGCTTGAATTGTGACGTTGAGGTCACACGGAGATAACTTCATCGTTGCTCCAATGCTCCCCTTATAGGCGCTCACtactataaaaaataacaagaatGGGTTAGAAGCAACCAGAATTAGTTATTAGTTATGTGGTATATAATACACAAATCCAGTGTCGTGGGTGGTTAGAAACTTGTCTTAATGTCATAATGCTTGATACTTTGTTAAGAAAATGAATTTAGCACCTTTCTTATCTAAAATACATTTGTTAGGCTGGATTGTTTTAATGTGCGATGGGAAATTACCTAGGTACACCATTTACTATTTAGTTTGTGATGGGAATTTAGCCTGTAGTTTAGCTCAGATATTTTGAAATCCATGTTTTTGGTTAATTTGATTCTAAAGGCTTATTACATTGTCTTAGTTTGTATATTTTATGTTGCTTACTTTGCTAATTGCTAATACTTATAATTAGTTTTTAGATATCAAATTAATGGCATGTATGCCCTTTATTATTGAAATCTTACTCTCTGTCCAAAATGTTCTCCTGGAAAAAGTAATTCCCTTTGTGTCGTGTTAGTTTTCCTCCACATAACGACTGTGATCTCTGTGAGCAGAGATCCAAAGGCAAAATGAACACCGCTgtgaacaagaaattgaagatatTAGGCGAGGAGTTAGGTCTGGAAACATCACACCTGATACTTCGGTTATTCGATTTTCCGATGAAGCACTTGATGAGCAAAAGCATAGCATTAGGATTGCTGATGAAAAGGTTGCCCTGGCTGTCCAGGCATATGATTTGGTAGTACACTTATCTTGCTACatggaattttttttgaaagacctTTGATTCATTCCTGGCTTTAGATATAATTGCATGAATAAGTATTGCAGTTTTTTGGTAATACTTGTTCGATATAGCTAAATGATGGATTGTATTTGTATTTGTTTGACCGTACCATGTTTTTCTTgctagttttttaattttattttttttttctcaatgatTTTGTTCTCAGTAGTGAATTATTTCACAATGACTTCTTTGTACTCATGTACTGAAAGATTGATCTTATCACAATGCGAAGGTTATGCCCTTGTGAGTTTGGCTGCTCTTTTTAAGAGAGGCACGTACTGGCAGTACAATAATTGTTCTGATATGATTGTATGTTATTTTCATTTgcatttttcactttttgtcttgcatttttaaatttggattaagaatatatatatgtacatatgaTTTGGGAAAACAAATTTTTGTTTTGGAACAAAGTATAGAGGAGTCAGCATTTATAACGTAAGTACAAAAACTTGTTGGCTTGTTGGTGTGgattttgtaataatatttttgtgattttttgcaGGTAGATACACACATACAACAACTTGATCAGTATCTGAAGAAGTTTGATGAGGAGCTTAGGCGCGGTACTTTCTTGTATTCATCTCATGATCTATATAAGTTGTTAATGTGTTATATTGTAATTGATAACAAATgaatctaattatttttttttaattaagcatttgtttttttttttatttatatcagaAAGAGAAAATGCTCCAATAAGTGGAGTTCCTGCTTCAGCTCCTGATGGCAATACAAAATCTGGAAGGGGTAATGAAGGTGGCAGAGGAGGGCGTAAAAAGTATGAATCTTCTAGGACTATTTATGATTCAATTTTTGCTCACTTATTACATGATGTGTTTCTATGATTTTCAATTATCTTCACTTAATAAGATACCTTCGTCCATGGTTTTCCGTTATGGATTCAAATGATGGGCATATCTTCAAACAGACCATAATTATTTAGTAAAATGTTGAATGAAATAGAAGTTAAGACGTTAGGGAAATATATTTCTTGTTTTGGTAGCATTTAGGAGAAAAAGTGTTCAAACAAAGACATCTTAGTATGTGATGCCCTTGAGTGAATAGACAACTGGCAATAGATTGCAAAAGGAAAAACATTAGTCTCGCAAACATGCATTCCTAGTTTTCTTCAGTTAATGCTTCTTTTGTTTACAATGGAGGTTGAAGTTATGTGATCTCATTGTAATGATTAGTGCTTGAAGATATTGTAGATACTATGCCTTTACAATACAATCTGCCATTCTGTTGTTTGACATTCTTACATATTTCTTTGTAACGCTCTGTTGTCTTGATATTTGATATCCTACATTCCTGTAAGTACTACAAACTATACATAGAAATGCCAAATAATCCAAATCCTTTTGATGAGACGAAATTGTGTTGTCAAGCAACACTTGCCTTGGTTTGAAAACCAGGAATTAGATAATCTTATTTTACCTAAATTTAGAAAGCCAAATATTTATTGCCAAGATAATTACTTTAGTGACTAAAGTGTTGTCATTATCCATGATTAAATTTGgaagtttatatattttatataacattTGGAAAAGATATCTTAGTAATTGACAAAATTAAATACTTTCCCGCGGCTTGCCTTGCCCCAAAATAGAAATCAAATGCGGGTGCCGAAAGGGAACCAGCCCAATGTGAAAGAGATGTTTTTGAGCAAGTATAGAGTGCTCATTGCTTCCGAATACCGAACCTTAACCTTAATCCTGGCCTAAAATGTAAGGTTAACCTCCCTTTGCATCATATACCCTCTGCGGCATTCACTCTTTCCACATGCTACTGCCACTTCAGCAGTTAGTCACACTTAGACCCACTATAATTGCCCAAGTTCCCCTAGCTTCAAATTAGTTTAATATTGGCCTATTTGAACTTGATCACAAAATAAGTGAAATAAACATCTTTAAAATATAACTCAAGAGACTAAATAATAGTATTTGGCTAGAGAGTAGCTCTTGTACCTATAATGATAAAAATTCAGATAGGCAAGCATTGTATTGTAGGATAGACATCCTTCTTCTACTTGGTGTAAGGCACATGGTCTCTTTAGAAACGTATCCCACAACAATAATTTTTTTCCCAATATTGAGAGATTTGAAAGTTTTGCAATTGTCTCCCCTAAAAACCAAATCTTTTGTATTGGATCTCTTGTCCTCAATACCTTTTATATTATCCTTCTCTCCTTATTAATACCAATTCTTTTAGAAAATGTAGTCAAATATCCAACAAAAGTGGCAAAAAGTTGTACATCTTAAGGGCAAAAGTTTGAATGTGAACTTATAAAACTTGGTTGTAGAATCATGAGTTTTgcaattttattagaatttatgtAAGGTCATGAGTTTGACAAAGAGTGAGTTCTATGCTAATTAAGTctatatgcattttttttttggaaaataaaaatataactaaatttatttgtatcaaattaGCTTAATAAGTTAAACAAATATTTCATAATCATAAGTAAATGAATATAAACTTATAAACTTGTGGAATCAATTAGTTAGCATTTTGTTTCAATTTACATAAAAACTCATACGAGTTTAACGATAATTCATTTTTGCATGGTAATATTATGAAGAGAGTTAAAATATTAACTCTTGACTTTGGCAACTATGGTTTAGAATTGTGTACATAATGGAACTGGATAACTTAGCAGATTTTAGTTTGCGACTGAATATTTGTttcttgaattaaaattttaaatttgacatTGTAGTTGTTAAGACGGACACGTAAAAAGGCTTATAATGTGACATGTCACATATCTATTGTTTCCGTTGTTTGTGTATGCCGCATGATGCATGTATTTATACAGCATTTATGGTATAATAATGGAAACAAAATGAAATCTAATAGAAATAACTTGATTCACAACTGCTATTGCAGACGCCAAACATCTGTTGCAGTGGCAACAGAAGCACAACCTACACCT
This genomic window contains:
- the LOC112791005 gene encoding PHD finger protein ING1 — protein: MSFLEEFQANLESLPVILQKKYALLRDLDKSLQEIQRQNEHRCEQEIEDIRRGVRSGNITPDTSVIRFSDEALDEQKHSIRIADEKVALAVQAYDLVDTHIQQLDQYLKKFDEELRRERENAPISGVPASAPDGNTKSGRGNEGGRGGRKKRQTSVAVATEAQPTPVNPTGMELDLPVDPNEPTYCFCNQVSYGEMVACDNPDCKIEWFHFGCVGLKEQPKGKWYCSNCAATKNRRRGK